The DNA segment ACTACATCAAGGCTACAGAGAGACTACGTCAGGGCTACAGAGAGACTACGTCAGGGCTACAGAGAGACTACGTGAGGGCTACAGAGAGACTACGTGAGGGCTACACAGAGACTACATCAGGGCTACAGAGAGATTACATCAGGGCTACAGAGAGACTAGATCAGAGCTACAGAGAGACTACGTCAGGGCTACAGAGAGACTACGTCAGGGCTACAGAGAGACTACGTCAGGGTTACAGATAGACTAGATCAGAGCTACAGAGAGACTACGTTAGGGCTACAGAGAGACTACATCAGGGCTACAGAGAGACTAGATGAGAGCTACAGAGAGACTACGTTAGGGCTACAGAGAGACTACATCAGGGCTACAGAGAGATTACATCAGGGCTACAGAGAGACTAGATCAGAGCTACAGAGAGACTACATCAGGGCTAAAGAGAGACTAGATCAGACTACATCAGGGCTACAGAGAGATTAGATCAGGCTACATCAGGGATACATTGAGACTACGTCAGGACTACAGAGAGACTACGTCAGGGCTACAGAGAGACTACGTCAGGGCTACAGAGAGACTAGATCAGGGCTACACAGAGACTACATCAGGGCTACACAGAGACTACATCAGGGCTACAGAGAGATTAGATCAGGGCTACACAGAGACTACATCAGGGCTACAGAGAGACTACATCAGGGCTACAGAGAGACTACGTCAGGGCTACAGAGAGACTACGTCAGGGCTACAGAGAGACTACGTCAGGGCTACAGAGAGACTACGTCAGGGCTACAGAGAGACTAGATCAGGGCTACAGAGAGACTACATCAGGGCTACAGAGAGATTAGATCAGGGCTACACAGAGACTACATCAGGGCTACACAGAGACTACATCAGGGCTACAGAGAGACTACATCAAGGCTACAGAGAGACTACGTCAGGGCTACAGAGAGACTACGTCAGGACTACAGAGAGACTACATCAGGGCTACAGAGAGACTAGATCAGAGCTACAGAGAGACTACATCAGGGCTACAGAGAGACTAGATCAGACTACATCAGGGCTACAGAGAGACTAGATCAGAGCTACAGAGAGACTACATCAGGGCTACACAGAGACTAGAGTCACCTGATACAGACCGAGAAGTGGATGTCCATGCATCACAACGATAGGTCAAGGTGTGTACTTCCATCATTAAGGAAGGAGGGTAATGTTTCTATCAGCGTATAGTGTACATAAAGAAAAGCTTATTTGAGACAGTCAGTTCTCACAACTGTAGTCAAATGCTTGGTGTACTTCAGCATTGTTATAAGCCAGCCGTTTGCCGGCCCCTGGTCCTTGACCCACACAAAGAACACTTGGACCATTGCTGCCTGAATACATCAAGCGTTTAACTATTGGGATATACCACTACCTTCGGTGAGTATCCATATCTAGACATgtcattaacacaaaatgcaagTTGCAATGTCTCAACAAATCAGGTTCCAAGACATCAAACATATGCACCAGCCTCAAGGTCTGTCGTTCATCCACCTGAACAACATGTGGCAGCGACTTAAATGTTGTTCTTTTGCCGTATTCTCCAAATCACTTAGGCGTACCATATTATGAACAATTCTGAGCTGTATAACTGTGGTGTGTAAGCGATCGAGTCGGGATCAGCTACGTGATTAACATCATGCAGCAGGATGACAAAAACTTGTGTTTATGAATCGCTAAAGCTGTGTCGTTGATGCGCAACATTTACAATTATTTCATGCGTATGTATGAACATGATGCCATTTACACACCATTGCCATATTCTACCACATGTCGGATCATTTTAGCACCTGCAACATTATGTAAATTTGGCGatcaaataatttcaatagTTGGTCGTGTGGTCCTCGGATTATACGTTGTATCATGGTCACAGGACATTTA comes from the Haliotis asinina isolate JCU_RB_2024 chromosome 12, JCU_Hal_asi_v2, whole genome shotgun sequence genome and includes:
- the LOC137258635 gene encoding repetitive organellar protein-like, coding for MTLTKRFLQMKLDCDLGQMNVDKRFSNVPTLTTSSDSVVRKLTPQADMGFRPPKSKPLQRSKLQKLRELQTALQQEYATVLEADFDIFFGSPLSSCYRCSWATERLHQGYRETTSGLQRDYIRATERLRQGYREITSGLHRDYIRATERLHQGYRETTSGLQRDYVRATERLDQGYRETTSGLQRDYIKATERLRQGYRETTSGLQRDYVRATERLREGYTETTSGLQRDYIRATERLDQSYRETTSGLQRDYDYRETTSGLQRDYVRATERLDQGYTETTSGLHRDYIRATERLDQGYTETTSGLQRDYIRATERLRQGYRETTSGLQRDYVRATERLRQGYRETRSGLQRDYIRATERLDQGYTETTSGLHRDYIRATERLHQGYRETTSGLQRDYVRTTERLHQGYRETRSELQRDYIRATERLDQTTSGLQRD